One part of the Rutidosis leptorrhynchoides isolate AG116_Rl617_1_P2 chromosome 1, CSIRO_AGI_Rlap_v1, whole genome shotgun sequence genome encodes these proteins:
- the LOC139852345 gene encoding uncharacterized protein yields MADYLAEMNTDMPAICDPEQLCDAPYKINVYGSSITGPLNASSKGTGAGLILTSPHHEEHTYALWFNFKVTNNEAEYEALLAGMRIARELGVKKLQAYVDLQLVANQINGTFDANDKSMQSYLALVHSLADTFVDFRINQILRSQNKQADVLSKLAALTFNHLEKKILVEQVFKKSTEPETTIASVEEEEATWMTDIIEFLRTGSLPEGEKEAMKIRVKARNYELRGEVLYRKSYLGASLCCVGPKEAAMIIDEIHKGSCGLHSGCRTVTERIKRLGYYWPRMYADTAERIRVCQECQLHAPVSRAPQHPMIPITSPWLFCKWAIDIVGPFPKGAGNAEYLVVAIDFFTKWVKAKPLRTIISKQIIDFFFGKSSYADSVYLTRLLVIMANGQCEVTNRDIVHAIKARLGMKHSGWVDELPKVLWAHRTMHKNSTGETLFSLVYGSEAVIPAKIIVPTERILSYSEGENDERLRTNLNYAEERKEMAAIREAVNKQRIAKYYDKRVRARTYKVGDLVRKLGPNWEGPYKVIGISNTETYKLEEHKGNPIKRTRHATALKKCYM; encoded by the exons ATGGCCGATTATTTGGCAGAAATGAACACTGATATGCCGGCAATATGTGACCCTGAGCaactttgtgacgccccgtacaaaatcaacgtgtacggatcatcaataacAGGTCCATTaaacg CAAGCTCTAAAGGTACAGGCGCAGGGTTAATCCTCACCAGTCCGCATcatgaagagcatacatacgcgttATGGTTCAACTTTAAAGTGACAAACAACGAGGCAGAGTACGAAGCGCTATTGGCAGGGATGCGTATAGCTCGAGAGTTAGGAGTAAAAAAGCTGCAAGCTTACGTGGATTTACAGCTAGTTGCCAACCAGATAAATGGCACATTTGACGCCAATGACAAATCTATGCAATCATACCTTGCTCTGGTCCACTCTCTAGCCGATACGTTCGTTGACTTCAGGATCAACCAAATCCTCAGGAGCCAGAACAAGCAGGCGGATGTACTCAGTAAGCTGGCGGCCCTCACCTTCAATCATCTGGAAAAGAAAATTTTAGTAGAGCAAGTCTTCAAGAAGTCCACAGAGCCAGAAACCACGATTGCATCCGTTGAAGAAGAAGAAGCGACTTGGATGACAGACATCATAGAATTCTTGCGAACTGGGTCTTTGCCCGAAGGGGAGAAGGAAGCGATGAAGATCAGGGTGAAAGCGCGGAACTACGAATTACGAGGGGAAGTCCTATATCGAAAGTCTTATTTAGGTGCATCCCTATGCTGCGTAGGACCTAAAGAAGCTGCTATGATCATCGATGAGATTCACAAGGGATCCTGCGGGTTGCATTCTGGGTGTAGGACAGTCACCGAGAGGATCAAGCGATTAGGGTATTATTGGCCCAGAATGTACGCTGACACAGCTGAAAGGATAAGAGTTTGTCAGGAGTGCCAGTTGCACGCACCCGTTAGCAGAGCGCCTCAACACCCTATGATACCTATTACATCGCCGTGGCTATTTTGCAAATGGGCTATTGACATAGTGGGACCTTTTCCAAAGGGTGCGGGAAACGCCGAATACCTAGTGGTCGCTATCGACTTCTTCACCAAATGGGTGAAAGCGAAGCCATTGCGCACCATCATCAGTAAGCAGATCATAGATTTTTTTTTTGGGAAATCATCGTATGCAGATTCGGTGTACCTAACGAGATTGTTAGTGATAATG GCTAATGGTCAATGTGAGGTTACGAATAGAGATATTGTGCATGCCATCAAAGCAAGGTTGGGAATGAAGCACAGTGGCTGGGTGGATGAGTTACCAAAAGTTCTATGGGCGCACAGAACAATGCACAAGAACAGCACAGGAGAGACACTGTTCAGTTTGGTATACGGTTCAGAGGCAGTAATCCCGGCGAAAATAATAGTTCCAACAGAAAGAATTTTGTCATACAGCGAGGGCGAAAACGACGAAAGGTTACGCACTAATCTAAATTACGCGGAGGAGCGCAAGGAAATGGCAGCAATCCGAGAAGCCGTCAACAAACAGCGCATTGCAAAATACTACGACAAGCGTGTAAGGGCAAGAACTTACAAGGTGGGAGATCTTGTGAG GAAGTTAGGGCCAAACTGGGAAGGACCTTACAAGGTCATTGGGATCAGTAACACTGAAACTTACAAACTGGAAGAGCATAAGGGAAATCCAATCAAGCGGACCCGGCATGCTACCGCGCTTAAAAAATGCTACATGTAA